Proteins co-encoded in one Acidobacteriota bacterium genomic window:
- a CDS encoding O-antigen ligase family protein produces MPVSAGVQWCRSHLDPIVFGLTTLAVVFPVISIAVSQIFLGLAILGFLLDCLLNRRTILRFPPIKLPLLLFVGTTLISWLVSPEPGIGLPPIYKFWLFAIILLVANYFSKRRVGLACQALFAAGLVAAGFALVQYVVPSLGSVDGRLTGFMGHWMTLSGGLMLVFLAMLAHLLFSAPERRTLWMLAVCFLGVALLLTLTRSVWIASLACLLVAAWLRFPTLKTVLVSGAGILILAVCLPDSIQQRLASIWDPHHPSNAARLEIWRTGVQMVGSNPWVGVGPQRVSEVFFDYHPDEGARQRGGFFWIHMHNNLLQFAAERGIPCAIAWLWLILSMGRHHWLGFRRARLPSLEKSVHAGGFLSLLALFLAGLFEFNFGDSEVLMVFLFLVSAPYALGPTAGSAPRDPEPAGAA; encoded by the coding sequence GTGCCCGTTTCCGCCGGCGTGCAATGGTGCAGGAGCCATCTGGATCCCATCGTTTTTGGATTGACGACCCTGGCGGTCGTCTTTCCGGTGATCAGCATTGCGGTATCTCAGATATTCCTTGGATTGGCGATTCTGGGTTTTTTGCTTGACTGCCTCCTGAATCGGCGGACGATCCTTCGTTTCCCTCCCATCAAGCTGCCTCTGCTGCTCTTTGTCGGGACAACCCTGATCTCCTGGCTGGTCTCGCCTGAGCCGGGAATCGGCTTGCCTCCCATCTACAAGTTCTGGTTGTTTGCCATCATTCTGCTGGTGGCCAACTATTTCTCCAAGAGAAGGGTGGGTCTGGCCTGTCAGGCGCTTTTTGCAGCCGGACTGGTGGCGGCCGGTTTTGCCCTGGTCCAATACGTGGTTCCTTCCCTGGGGAGTGTGGATGGGCGCTTGACCGGCTTCATGGGCCATTGGATGACATTAAGCGGTGGACTGATGCTGGTGTTCCTGGCCATGCTGGCTCATCTGCTCTTCTCCGCCCCCGAGCGCCGGACGCTCTGGATGTTGGCCGTCTGCTTCCTGGGCGTGGCGCTGCTTCTGACGCTGACCCGGAGCGTCTGGATCGCCAGTCTCGCCTGCCTGTTGGTGGCCGCCTGGTTGAGGTTCCCCACCCTGAAGACGGTGCTCGTCAGCGGGGCCGGCATCCTGATATTGGCGGTGTGCCTGCCCGATTCCATTCAGCAGCGGCTGGCCAGCATCTGGGATCCGCATCACCCCTCCAACGCCGCCCGCCTGGAAATCTGGAGGACGGGAGTGCAGATGGTAGGGTCGAACCCCTGGGTGGGAGTGGGTCCCCAGCGAGTCTCCGAAGTCTTCTTTGACTACCACCCCGACGAGGGGGCCCGTCAACGAGGGGGTTTTTTCTGGATCCATATGCACAACAACCTGCTTCAGTTCGCGGCCGAGCGGGGCATTCCCTGCGCCATTGCCTGGCTTTGGCTCATCCTCAGCATGGGGAGACACCACTGGCTGGGTTTCAGGCGGGCCAGGCTCCCCTCCCTGGAAAAATCCGTCCATGCCGGGGGATTTCTCAGCCTGCTGGCGCTCTTTCTGGCCGGGCTGTTCGAGTTCAATTTCGGAGACTCCGAAGTGTTGATGGTCTTTCTGTTCCTGGTTTCGGCGCCCTATGCCCTGGGTCCGACCGCCGGGAGCGCACCACGAGATCCCGAACCGGCCGGTGCCGCCTGA